The Ipomoea triloba cultivar NCNSP0323 chromosome 4, ASM357664v1 DNA segment ATTAGAATAGTCAATGAGTGAGGGACAATTAACAAAAACCTGAATATTTGAAATGGTGGGAGATGCAATTTTCTTTGGTTCTCGAGCAGAAACAACAAGCTTGAATCTGTAAAGGTGCAATTACTTGTTTAGTAAAATGATGACAATAATCCAATATTAACATTAGGATTGGCAATTGGCATACAATTTACCTGATGCATGTTAATAACGAGAAATGATAAATGAAAGATCAGCAAGCATTGAAATGGAGGAACTAATACAATATTGTTGGCTCaaatccagaaaaaaaaaaaaaaaaaaaaaaaaaaaaaaaaaaaagggaaaagcaTTTTCATGACTTTCAAGACCTCACAGATATAACCATATCGTTCTAAAACAATATAACCAGCTTTTCTAATTGGAGTACAATAAGAAATTTTTATGTTCCAAAAGAGAACACATAGTCATGGTTTCGATACAATTTAAGAAAAGAAGAACCTATTTCTGGGaacacaaaaatttatatatatttaaatttaaatttaaattcaaaagcaACAAGAGCGTGCAAATCAAGTACATAAAGAAACACTTATAAGCAAAAAACATAATAGAAACCCAAGTACAATATTTCACAAAACAATAAGTTAATCTACTAACCCGCCTGTTGTGGCTGTTGCAGGCTGACCAAGAGCATCACTTCTCTTGATATCAGCTAGTACAGAATTGATATTATCATCCTCGAAAGCAAAATAAACGGGATACTGGAACAGATTACAACAGCATTGAATAACATTGCATTACGTTAGAAAGAGGGTGACAAAAagtaaagtaaaaaattatCATTCAAAACACCAGAGAActgaaaaaataaacaaatgcaAAGTCCACCAtcataaaatttatgaaaaaatttcaGAAAATGGCTCACCCGGATGTTGGCATTAATAAGCAACTGCTCCAGCTCATTCAATGTGTTCCGTGTGAGGTCTATTTCAGAATTAACATCAGCTCCACCAGCAGTGTCCAGGTTATCTGGACTAAATTTTGGAGGGAGTAAAAACAGTAAACCCCCTAAAAGCTTATTCTGTCCAATATATTCTGCCATAAGATTACAGATTAGGAAAAGCAATATTAGTTAAAAAGACCAAAATGATGAAATTACAAAAGCACATTTCATGCAGAAGGAAAATTGGAAATTGAAAAGGGACACAACTAAGTTTGGAGGTCTATGTTATGTAAATTGAAGTGTTACCAAAGTGCTCACTTTGCAGACACTTAATAACAAAGTCTGGAAAACAAAGTCAATGAAGCAAgtcaacaaaaattaaaatagtttttccatgtaaataataataataattatgatgatgatgataataataataataataataatcatctgGTCAACTACATGCATACTTTGACCCAGCTTGTTTGGAGCTTTTTCTGCTTCAGAATAAGACATTAGGATGCAGTAAAATATACATTGTTTTCAAACCAAATAAGAGAAAAATGCCTCTTTATTAAGAAGCCAGCATCCTGGCTAAAACAAAACTATAAATCTTGCAAAATATGTCTATTTTCTCCAAATCTTATTCTACCACATCTTTTAAGTTAACTCACACAGTCACACATTCATACCATAATATGGAAGTTAACAGAAGGTAGCATCtggaaataatttatttttgaataatattcaCGAGTGtttaaaaacatattttgtGTGATAAGCATTAAGAACAGTTAGTAATCAGATAATACAAGATAGGAAAAGAATCATGCCCTAGGCTTGCAAACAGTTctattttactttgttttttaataGTGAAGCTGCTGAAGCATGATATAAGCGTGTTTCCAATAGTTGAAATTCCATGCCTTACATTTGAGCCACATCTTCAATGTAATTAAAGACTTGTCACCAAAATATGAGGAAGAAAAGGTAATATATGCAAATAAAGAAGTGTGTTTGTTTAAAGAATAAAGAGAACAGCAAAAGATGAGGGGAAAAAAAAGGCAATATTCTTCTTTCCAGTTCAAGAATCGATGTCATCACTGACTTGATTTTGTGATGATGCAATAATTTTATCCCAACACAATTGTCAATCAGTAAAGACAAAGATGAAAAGCACTTGGGGAAGTTGCTAGGCATCAATGCCAGACGAGTCACCTTTTTCTTCCTCCCTTTATCTGCTCTAAGGTTTCTTACAATAACTATATGTGTTTCTACTAAACCCTATTTAGCATATCATACTGTTTCTCCAATCAGATTGCGGATGAGTAAGTATTCACTTCATACCCATTCATCATACTGCAATCTACTttctataatatataaaaaatgcatacaAATATACGATGTAGTTCTCATCTCTATCTCCCATCCATCATAAAACCCTATATAGCATATCCCACTGCTTCTCCAAGCAGATCATAGATGATTAAGTATTCACCGGTCATCCATCATAAGACCCTTGCAATCTACATTCTATAATACTccatatataaaaaagaaaaaagccaTATGATGTAGTTCTCATCTCTATCTCCCATAAAACTAAATAGTCAAGCCTCATCAAAAGGTTTTGGTGCAAGTTGCTGCTTTGACTTCATTTCTAGCATGCCTAACAGCATTTAATGAAATGCACCAAAATAAAATGGCTAGCTAAATCATAGCTCTGTGAATATGCAAACAGCAACAGTCTTCCAACCATAcaaatatttaaacattaaacGAGAATATCTATCATCCAGCTGAATGATTTAAGGTGCACACATAAATATCCAAATGAACTTAAAACTCACTCGGAGCTTGGACTTTTTTTCCTTCGAAGAGTCAAAATGCATTTAATAGTAACCTAACAATGTTACAACTCAATACAATGAAAGCCTGAGCTTGTTTGAGCAATGAGCAGTAGCACACCTTTGATGAGAGTGAGATTCAGTTCACGAAGCGGAAGCATGATAACCGATCGTGATAGATCGGCAAAGGAGCCGGAGCCGTCATCCGGGGATAAGAAGGAGGAGCCGGCGTGATGGTTGAGCGACGCGAAGCGAGATCCATAGGGGACGCCGGACAGATCATACTGGACGAGGCGGTAGACGTCGACGGCGGTGACGGCATCGCCGAGCTCGACGCAAGCAACAAGCACGAACACCAGAACCATCACCGAGTAATAGACCGGCGTCAACATTTCCGGCTTCCTCGGTTCATTCGCCATCGTAGAAGAGTTGGACTGAGAAGTGTGAGGGTTTTGGAAGAACAGTAAGCAGAGGCCGGTTGATCTGCGATGATAATAAAGATTTTACTGGCGGGCCAGACGACTGGCCGGGGTTCACTGATTTGTGATTATTATTTTGTGTTGTTTGATAGATcgattcaattataattatgatAAAGAATTCTATAAGTCATGTGAAAtgtcacattttaaaaatataaatagcatgttttcaaacaaaattataaatagcatgctatattaaattattaataattttttttacaagttgTGTAACtaattaaatgtatattattatttatttcaaatattttttgtgactagaaaaaatttgttattattgtgtaatAGTTCATCAATCAATAACATACTATTATATACAATAATTATACTACACTTATTCGaacatctttaaaaaaaatattatattttttatgttataatAGCATCTTTTCTCTCAAAAGTTAAGAATTTTTCTCCTCAGATTTATTGATCAACTTTCAcatttatcatatttataattcttttttttttttgcccgtAGTCTTTCAGAGAATAAACCAAGGTGACATTTGTCCTGTCTGTTAAGTCATTAAATCATCTTAATTTACATCCATCAAATGTCATGTGACCAGTCAGACAGGAGTGTAAAAATCTTTAGGTTGAAAATTCAACCTTTTAAGAGAATAATAGTTataactcttttgatattattataCCCCATTTGACTTTTAATACAGAATTTTCCTTTTATCATACCATGCCCCCGCGTTGTACTTTGGCATTACTAATTAATAAGTAGATTTACggataagaattgtattaacaATTTAGATTAGTGAATTGTATTAACTATTGCAAAGAAAGCgtatgataaaattaaatatttacttgtaagttgtaataGTTAACATGTAAAAATACATATAAGGACAATATAATGAAGATAGTTTTATGCGAATCAatggtaaataaattttattttattttttttttatcaaatcgTTGATTAAAGATGCTATTCAAAATTGTGTTTCAAGTTTTTGTATGAGCATGATGGATTAGAATTATATCCTACTAAACACCTTAAcacaatgtaatttaaattatcaatttattacttttccacaaaattacaatttctttcccCATAATTCCCTAATAAcacatttgtaattttgtaaagaACTGAACATATACATTTCTTGTGGAAATACTAATTCAGAGGATGAAAGTAACAGAAAACCCAGCCACAACAGCTAACAAGATGAAAGTAACATAATCACTACAATAGCTCGCACCAAATTTTTCATTACAATAAAAAGTTGTTCACTTTGAAACCTTAACACTATTACTCATACTATTACTGGATGATCCATTGAGAGTTGAGACTCACTTATGTACATCAAGCTGATAGTATGAACTCATATACCAAAAGCAGATAATCTTTTAGATACACCAGCATGCCCCCTCCCTTCATTCCTTATCAAAAGACTGGAGACTCAACATGCTTCCACATTAAGCCAGGTGTCTACAAAAATTTTCATCAACACATACTGTGCCAAACACAAATACTCTATTCTTAAGTCAGTCTCCACATTAGTTTTCTTCTGCACTGGGCCGCAATCCAGATGAGTTGAATTAGGGAAGGCGAGAAAGCAAAATATCAAACACGTCTCTTGAGCCGAAAAGAGATTGCGTACCAGCAAGATGTGTGTTCCAGGATGTATCCAACTCTTTCAAAGGATCAAAATATGAATGTATGTTAGTGAAAATTTTGCTCAGTCACCAGACACTTCTTCATTCTcaggaaaaataaattgaaggtcTTCGTTGTCCCTATAGACTTGCACCAGAGCAGCAGCTTTATATGCAAACAACCCAACCATTGCAGGCAGCAGCTGTGTACACCAAAAAGTAAAGATTAAAGAAGATAGTCAACAATTTTAGAGCTTACAGAAGACCGCGTTAGGTCAGTTACCTGAAAGTCAACGAGATCATGTGCAAAATGCTGGCATAACTCCCATAATCCATATATTGCTGCGGGTATAACAAGTCTGGGAGATGAAAGAGCAATGCCACTACCATTAACTGATTTCAAAAACATGTCCTCCAAGTCCTCACTTCTAATTCCAATCCTGTAAGAAAATTAGTCCAAACTTTAAGTCTGCAAAACTTCAAGTTGAGTCTCACAAtcaaaattaatgaatttatggatttaaaattacttttttggtttctttttcaagaaaatttctGGAACCATTTCCTTTGAGAGCTTATCTGCACGTTGGCATAAGAGTTGAAAGTATATGCAACTGCACATAAATGTATCAGCCAAACTTGTTAGTTAGTAATACATAGAATAAGAATATGAAGACAAGTACAgttttaaacacacacacacacatatatttatatatagaactAGCCAAGATGTTCAATCGAATAAGGTATGGCTCCTGGCACCACTTCAGTGTCAAAGAATGAGAACTTCTTGGCAAAGCATATCCTCTATGACTTAAGTAGTTCAATGTTATCATGTTTAATTATCCAAACTTGCCAAGCTCAGGCTACACAATGGCAAAACGACTGGCAGAAATGTTTTAAGCAAAAATATTAGACCCCACCTGAAACACACTCCTGTTGCATAGCTGAGAGCAGCCTGTAATGAACAAGCAAAACCGGTCAATCATATAGGGCACACAATGCACAAATttctacaatttcttttttttttggggggagcGGGATCCATCATTTCTTTCTTCAGGATGACTATATGGGGGGGTTTTGTAGCTCAAATAGCAGGGTTTCTTTTGTGGAAAATTTCACAACTCATGTTTCTAGGTCTCTGGTACGTTTGTGCTTGGGTACACCTGCAAATTACctataaaacacacacacacgaccCAATTTTTTCCTTCTCAAGAAGTAGGTAACTGGAAAATAAACTTTGCAAATTCTCAAATGTATTACTAATGGTCAGTAGATGGAGTGCAAGACAGAAAGGCACCACTAAATTTTAAgattattaattacattaatatGGTTTCCAAAGATTAATTAGGAAGATCTTTGTGCTTCGCTTTTCAAATATTCATCATATTGGCAAATATTTCTTACTGTGTGGAGTCTCATCCTTTGTTATTGAGTAATGAGATTTTTCCAATTTCCAGTAAGTAAATTAAAGGTttgattttctttattttgctaATGCATAAAATAAGGCAATATTTCTTTGTAGAATACACACCTGCACACACATTCTTTAAAATATGaataactcaaaaaatattatatggagTAGAAATCACCTGTGGTGATAAAGCTACCAGGCAATAGCCACCACAAGCGGCCCCAATGCTCACTGTTAAAAATAGCAAGTCCCTCTTCAGCTGTAACCAAagttaaaaatgtgaaaaacttTGTTCAGTAAAATACGCTGTTGCTGTAGTAACATTTTAAGGCCTACCAGTCAGTAGGACTTCTTAGTTTCTAGAATCTCTTTCAGTAGTGAAGACAAACATGGATGTAATTGTCAATGACAACAAATAAAAGCAACAAGTGTAAAATCACCATAATGATTTTCTACAGCCTTATAAACCACATGGCAACTCTGGTTACTCCAAGAAACTGATGAACAAGACTATAAGCCACTATAACTCAAGCTACAAGTATCTAAGAGAGATTTGAGTTTCAAAGAGAACATACAGCCTCGTATCTGAGAAAGTTCAGCCTTTTCCTTCTCTCACTGTCATCTCGTATTTCCTGTCCATTTCATTACAAGTACCAGTTAATGACTTAACGAAACCAGCACGTAAATATCTAATCTTTCCTTCCCATGATTAACCCGCAGCAACAACCGAAAAGCCATAGTTTGCTAACTATACCTCTATGGTCCTCTTCTTATTAATGGGAGCTGACGCCTCACCCGATAGCCATTCACTGGTGCTCTTCAATTTCAAAAATCCACCCTCATTTTCTTCCCCTAAAGCCTGCATTTTCATTCCTTTCTTTTAACCTCATAGCCCGTTTAGTAAATGCTAATGAATACttcaaattgaaagaaaatatatcaaaaggggaattcattcattcattcaattgCATAAACATGAatgcatatgtatgtatacaatcAGTACCTCCTCCAATAACTGAATGGTGTTAGTAGGTACAGTGCCAGATTCTGTATCATCGACGCTCGCAATGTCCCTTAGCCAAATTCTGTCAGAAACTCTAGCTATGAAGTCCCCATTTAATTTCCTTTCCTTCAAGAAGTCTCTCAAAACTTCATCCACATCAACTCCGCTCACTATTAACCATTCCCATAgcatattttttagaaaaaaaatcccaaatttataattcaaaatcaaattaaCATGGGGACGGTGAGAGAAGAGTACCAGGAGGGGATGTTTTGATAACAGAGAGCACCCTTGGGATTGTTGAACTAAAACGACGCCGGGTGGGGGAGGATTTCAGTGGCAGCGTTGGAGTAAAGATTGCCGACACAGAGTTCATATTGAATGCGCAAATATCTCTATACACTTTTGTTCTCTTGCTTCTGCTCCTCCAAATGATATCTTCTGTAATCAATGATATCCAAAGGCGGAAGAAGAGGGTATCTTAGCAAATGTGACTACcatatcaatttttaattttaaatattcattactTTTGGTTTTTAAATATTCTTTACATGATAGTATATGttgtgtatatttttttaaatatttttaactcaaaaaatCTAAGTCCACCATCAGCTTCAAATCTATGATTACCCTTTCAAGTAGTAAACGGAACGTCATCTCACTATATAATAGTTGACAGTACATATTTACTTTAATattgataaaaatgtaatttttaaaatattattatccctttaaaaaaaaacttattcatttttcatgttttttttggaacatagtcatatttaaaaatagaCATGAGTAAAAAAACCAGCAATTAGTAAAAATACAATCAAATACATGCTATGATAATAGTTTTCTTATTGATTATATCTTTTctacaaaatttacaaattaaaaggtAGTAAAAAGATATGATAACATGATATGGAAAATGTCAGTAATATAAACATTGTTATATAGGGTTTTAGATGTAGAGCAACAGACAGAAACCCTAACCCAGCACCTAACAATGGCTGTGCTGAGCGCGAAGCAGGTGCTTCAACAGAGCAACACCGGTGACCCCAACTCCATTTCCAATCTATCCCTCACCCACAAGGCTCTCTCCGACGTAACTTTTCTCCCAAACAGTCCATTACTTTCTCTTTCAAGttcacttatttatttatttatacttcaattgtgtgtgtgtgtgtgtgcttttttttttttgggttgtattcacaattatttttaaaaaaataggtATCGTGCTTGGTTGAGTTCGAAAATATACAAAGACTGGACCTTAGCTTCAACAATCTGATTTCCATTGAGGTACTTTGGCTGGGCTTtcgatttttcttttataattaatCTTGTCGGGTGTTTAACCAGCAACTcagtcattttattttattttatttatttaattatttattgttgaaatgaattgtaGGGATTGAAGTCATGCGTGAACTTGAAGTGGTTATCAGTAGCCCAGAACAAACTTCAGAGTTTGAAAGGAATTGAAAGCTTCAGTAAACTAACTGTAAGTTCACATTTAGCCATATTCCTGCATTTGAATTCTATTTTTAGTTTGGATGAGTCTATTTATAGACTGAaggtaattttttgttttgtttttatttttcacttttgtgtGAGTTAGGttcaaaaaattatgttttgGTACGTATTATATCCAGCTTAGTATGAACTTCTGTCCTGTTGATTTTCTACTTGATGGTGTATTTGGTTTTGGAATCAAGCAAAAACTGCCTGAGCCAACCTTTTCTAAAGTAATACTCCCTAGAGTAGAATGTACTTGTAATAAGAATAGTTGGAAATAGGTACAGTATGtcagtatataataatttaaaatgaatcTTAAGAGTGAGGAAGATAGCTCAAAGGTTTATATGGTGTTTCACTCCAgatccaaatatttttcatcaaatctTCTCTAAATTAGATAAACACTGTCTTAACATGGACTTATATACTTCTATTTATTCCTCTGATTGAAATCTCGACATTTGGTTCTTTGGCATAAGAAGTTTCATGCATTGGACCATGTATTGGTTTACCTCATATCTTGGTGCTATCAACTCTGTGCTTCTTCTGGTGTCTTGTAAATGCGTATTAAATGACATCGTTGCTATTCTTTACATTTGAAAGAGTGAAAGCATTTGTGGCATTGACCTATAGGTTTTATATGTGAAGGACCATACTCTCAACTATTTCAATCTCATATGAGACTGCCAATGGAGTATGCTTCTTTTATTGGTCTACCATTCTTAATTCTtggaacaaaaatatttttttgcaaaTGAATTTTCAGAAATCTACACTTGTGGTCTCACATGCATCTAGTGCTTTCAAATGTTTGTTTAGAATAGCGGACTAGCGGTACATACCACAGTATGGAAACATTAGATATGATGGGTATTGCATTTAAAGCCTTTTACATATTTGCCTCTCTTTCCAGCATAGCCTAACAATAAATGTTTCATGTTTGTATTAAGAAATTTGTGGATAGCTTAAGTTTTGTTTTAAACTTAAAACTGTTTGTTTGCTGGAAAAATTgctttattattgtatttatattcAGCTTTGTAAATTAATTGAGTACTTGATTATATAACTGTATGAGTTctaaaagttaaaaaactagtcttctttttacatttttcttctgTTAAATATTTGTATCAGGTATTAAATGCCTCAAAAAACAAGCTCAAATCAATGGATGAGCTTAGTTCTCTTGTAAGTTTGGGTGCATTGATCTTGAATGGTAAGTTTTTCATCTGTCAACTCCTGTTTGCCTTGAACTGGTTACATCTGGATGAACTAACCTcttccttttctaattttacccTGTGGCAGATAATGAGATTACTTCTATTTGTAAACTTGATCAAATGAAAGACTTGAATACTCTAGGTATTACCATTGATATTTTCAAGCATTAGAATTGTTTTAGGACTTTAAACACAATATGATAATAATGTAGCGGTTATATCATTTCAATATCTCTACTGCTTTCCAGAAGATGAAAAAAGTTGGACTTACCTATTAACCTATTTGCCTTTTGGCATTCGTTTGCAGTTCTTTCTAGGAATCCAATACGAGGAATTGGCCTGTTTCTTgccaaaaaaaattcactttcaAAAGTAAGCAGTTAAAAtttattcatcttttttttGTAGAAACCTATATCAATGCATCCATGATTTAAATGGAAGCTTTCCTTGCAGTTATCTCTTTCTAACTGCCAGCTAGAATGTATTGACTCTTCACTCAAATCATGCACAGAGTTAAAAGAACTGCGACTTTCTCATAATGAGATTAAGGTTTGTGCTATAGTCGATTGTTCATTGCCATCAagtcatcttcttcatcattctAGCAATAatttcccggtttccatcttcAATTTTCAGACACTCCCAAGTGAGTTGGCTTGTAATACAAAATTGCTGAACTTAGACATAGGAAACAATGAAATCATGAGGTGGTCAGATCTTAAGGTAGGTATTTTTATTGCAGATTGCAGTTGTTTGTTCTACTATCCCTCCCCCTGCTAATGTTATGTGATTGATTCCCAGTTTTGAATTTAcctcagtatatatatatatatatatatatatatatatatatatatattcatactgACCACATTTGATCACAGGTTCTGTCTTCACTAGTTAAcctaaaaaatttaaatctgCTTGGGAACCCTATTGCTGAAAAGGAGGGTCTGGCAAAAAAGGTTAATTCTGGCTgcactctttttttctttggtaaTCTCTTTATGTCATAGCTTGCAATGACCTTTCTGAATCATGCTTTATCAGATTAAAAAACTAGTGCCAACTGTGGTGACTTTTAATGCTAAACCGATTGACAAGATCTTGAACGAGGGTGTTCATCCTGACAGCATTGGTGATTGGGATGGGAAAGAATCAAAGCCTAAAAAGCAGAAGAGAAGTGAAACACAGGAGGAGGAAACATTGAATCATAAAGATAATATTGCTTTATTCAATGAGAAATCaaagaagaaattgaagttGAACAAGAATATTGCTGATAAAGTGGAAGTTATATCCCAAGATCCTGATGTGACAAAGGAATCAAAGCAaaagaacaagaaaaagaatgaaaatgcCAAGGAGAAAACTTCTGATCGTGAGATGCAGCAGTTGGAGAATAAAAAGCATACCAACAATGACATTGAAGCTCTGTCTGATACTAGGAAGGAATCAAAGCagaaaaaaccaaaaaagaGTGAACTTGTAACCGAGAAAACTTCAAATCAGAAAGTAGGCGTTGCCAAGATTGA contains these protein-coding regions:
- the LOC116014897 gene encoding uncharacterized protein LOC116014897, with translation MNSVSAIFTPTLPLKSSPTRRRFSSTIPRVLSVIKTSPPVSGVDVDEVLRDFLKERKLNGDFIARVSDRIWLRDIASVDDTESGTVPTNTIQLLEEALGEENEGGFLKLKSTSEWLSGEASAPINKKRTIEEIRDDSERRKRLNFLRYEALKRDLLFLTVSIGAACGGYCLVALSPQAALSYATGVCFSCIYFQLLCQRADKLSKEMVPEIFLKKKPKKIGIRSEDLEDMFLKSVNGSGIALSSPRLVIPAAIYGLWELCQHFAHDLVDFQLLPAMVGLFAYKAAALVQVYRDNEDLQFIFPENEEVSGD
- the LOC116017894 gene encoding leucine-rich repeat and coiled-coil domain-containing protein 1; its protein translation is MAVLSAKQVLQQSNTGDPNSISNLSLTHKALSDVSCLVEFENIQRLDLSFNNLISIEGLKSCVNLKWLSVAQNKLQSLKGIESFSKLTVLNASKNKLKSMDELSSLVSLGALILNDNEITSICKLDQMKDLNTLVLSRNPIRGIGLFLAKKNSLSKLSLSNCQLECIDSSLKSCTELKELRLSHNEIKTLPSELACNTKLLNLDIGNNEIMRWSDLKVLSSLVNLKNLNLLGNPIAEKEGLAKKIKKLVPTVVTFNAKPIDKILNEGVHPDSIGDWDGKESKPKKQKRSETQEEETLNHKDNIALFNEKSKKKLKLNKNIADKVEVISQDPDVTKESKQKNKKKNENAKEKTSDREMQQLENKKHTNNDIEALSDTRKESKQKKPKKSELVTEKTSNQKVGVAKIEKELGKEQKEAKQSKNAVIDDGETPFMDLFMADMSANSISSGMMETDQGAIHTVDEIAGVVTFNKKKKKNKKQNIDPGALQLSTAADEVGLGGPSTWDA